The genomic stretch AGACCTATGAAGCTGGGATACAATTACCCTTTCCGCGCCGTTAATGACAAAAGAGCCTTTCTCGGTCATATACGGAAGGTTTCCCAAGAATACTTCCTGTTCTATTGTTTCAAAATCTTCATTGTCCTCATCAGAGCACAACAAGCGAAGCTTTGCCTTCAATGGAACAGAGTAAGTCAACCCTCTGTCAATACATTCACCCACACTATATTTAGGCGGATCTACGGTATAATCAATAAATTCAAGTGTGAAGTTTTCTCTCGAGTCACTTATTGGGAAGTTCTCAGAGAACACCTTGAAAAGCCCATCCTGTCTCCTCTTTTCAGCGGGAGTATCCAATTGGAAAAAATCTTTGAATGATTGTAACTGGATGTCGAGGAAATCCGGATAGTCTTTGACCACCTTAATAGATGAGAAACTTTTCCTTTCGGTTTGATTCTGGATAGCCAAGGCAGTATATGTTTATAGTGATAATAAATAACTGAATGCGGCAATTTCCGCTTAGAATAGTGCAATTTTAAAACTGTGCACAAACAGGAAAAGACCTGACTTAAAAGTCAGGTCTAATCAATAACCTACATCCAATCAGATGAGGTTATTCAAATTATTTAAGCTCTACTTCAGCACCAGCTTCCTCAAGTTGCTTCTTAAGTGCTTCTGCTTCGTCTTTTGCAATACCTTCTTTGATTGCCTTAGGAGCGCTGTCTACTACTTCTTTAGCTTCCTTAAGACCAAGGCCGGTCAATTCTTTAACCAATTTCACTACTGCAAGCTTTTGTCCACCAGCAGCTTTAAGAACTACATCGAAAGAAGATTTTTCTTCTTCACCAGCACCTTCACCAGCACCACCAGCTACCATTACTGGAGCAGCTGCAGCAGCAGGTTCGATACCATACTCTTCTTTCAATATTTCGGCTAATTCACTAACCTCTTTAACAGTCAAGTTAACTAACTGCTCAGCGAATGCTTTAAGATCTGCCATTGTATTATTATTTAAAATTAACTGATTTTTTTACTTAATTGATTTGAATGATATTATGATTCTCTTTCAGAAAGAGTTTTAACAAGCCCTGCCAATGTATCTTTTCCACTCTGTAGAGCAGATATAACGTTTTTGGCTGGAGACTGAAGCAATCCGATAACTTCGCCCAATAGCTCTTCTTTGGATTTCAAAGAAGCCAACATGTCGAGATTGTTTTCACCAATCACTACATCGCTGTCAATTGAAGCGCCTTTGAATACGGGTCTTGTCTCTTTAGAACCTGCTTTTTTTCGATAGTCCTTGATTACTTTTGCAGGCAAGTTTGCTGTCTCTGACGCAAAAATGATTCCTGAAAAGCCTTTAAGAACACTGTCTAATTCTGAGAAGTCTGCATCAAGATTATTCAGAGCTTGTTTAATAAACGTGTTTTTGTATACACGGTATTCAACTCCTTTCTCATAACACATTCTTCTGAAAGTATTTACCTGAGCAACGGTGAAACCTGAGGCATCTGTGATATAGAAATGCGGAGTTTCTTTGAATTTCTCGGTAAGACTTTCGATTATTGTTTTCTTTTCCTCTCTAGTCATAATTAAATACCTTGAATACTCCCCTTATCAATTGCAATACCAGGAGACATTGTGCTAGATAAATGTATACTCTTGAAGTATGTACCTTTAGAAGATGCAGGCTTCAATTTAGAAATTGTATTGATGAGTTCCTGGGCGTTCTCTTGGATCTTATCAGAATCAAAAGAAACTTTACCTACACTTGCGTGTACAATACCGAACTTATCTACTTTAAAATCTATTTTACCACCTTTTACTTCTTTCACTGCTTTCCCCACTTCTAGGGTTACAGTTCCAGACTTAGGGTTAGGCATTAGGCCTCTAGGACCCAGCACTCTACCTAATCTACCTACTTTAGCCATTACGTTGGGCATGGTGATGATCACATCGA from Echinicola soli encodes the following:
- the rplJ gene encoding 50S ribosomal protein L10; protein product: MTREEKKTIIESLTEKFKETPHFYITDASGFTVAQVNTFRRMCYEKGVEYRVYKNTFIKQALNNLDADFSELDSVLKGFSGIIFASETANLPAKVIKDYRKKAGSKETRPVFKGASIDSDVVIGENNLDMLASLKSKEELLGEVIGLLQSPAKNVISALQSGKDTLAGLVKTLSERES
- the rplA gene encoding 50S ribosomal protein L1, whose protein sequence is MAKLTKKQKEALSKYDPSQQYSLTEASSIVKDITAVKFDASVDLDIRLGVDPRKADQMVRGVVALPHGTGKDVKVLVLCTPDKEEEAKEAGADYVGLDDYIAKIEGGWTDIDVIITMPNVMAKVGRLGRVLGPRGLMPNPKSGTVTLEVGKAVKEVKGGKIDFKVDKFGIVHASVGKVSFDSDKIQENAQELINTISKLKPASSKGTYFKSIHLSSTMSPGIAIDKGSIQGI
- the rplL gene encoding 50S ribosomal protein L7/L12 gives rise to the protein MADLKAFAEQLVNLTVKEVSELAEILKEEYGIEPAAAAAPVMVAGGAGEGAGEEEKSSFDVVLKAAGGQKLAVVKLVKELTGLGLKEAKEVVDSAPKAIKEGIAKDEAEALKKQLEEAGAEVELK